The sequence ggagaagaaaattttacatgctgttttgttgttgggaaagagacttgcgcaactaaattaccTAGTGTGAAAGTGGTCTTACAGTCGCTCATTTTCTGCAaaaacgtcataattcaaaaaacccaaatttcaatttaatgccTCATTGCATAGTAAATTAGTTGTTGTAATAACTGACAAAGTCTTGTGAACTAGTTTCTAAAATTACATGCAGGATTGCCATATAAGCACTTTGTTCTAATTTCATAACTTATTGTCTATTACTTGCAATAACGTACTATTTTAGTTATGCGTTGCCGTTTTTGTGTTGATATTAACGTTTTAACCAGATGTTATCTCACCTAATTGGaccataattttattttccttaaaaaattaaaaaaatatatatattggtttaaaaactaaaaatgcgattcctgaaaaattaaattttttgggttATGACGTTGCAGTAAATGAtatgtttaatatgtatattaggttggcccttattttgtatttttgtcaaTTTCGATGCTCCCAAAGCCTAAAGTTCTTCGTCTTCTAAAAAACAAATGCTGAACATTTGAGCAAAAATCGGTATTGCAAAAAATCCAGCGATCGTCACTATCGATACATATTTTGTCAAAGCGCCAATATAAGTCCAACTTATATACTTTTCAATACATGTTTCCGAAGTTTTCCAGcaactaatttctttgtttattgAATTTGTAGAAGTATTCCGTCAGGATTGCTGTGTATTGTGCGGTAAATTTTTGTTATGGTGTTTGCAGAGCTCCTTATAAATTATATTgcattttatgtcaaatttcaatgtataaatttaaaatatttgatccGCAATTTCTCCCGAACAAATTCCGAGATCACCAAATGACAAAAAAGAAATCCGTATTCCAAAAAATCCAACGATTGTATCTATCGATACATAATTTGTCACAGCTGCAATATAAGTTTCACTTATATACTTATCAATCCATGTTTCCAAAGTTttgctattttcttttttattcgattcctaGAAGTATTCCGTCATGATAGCTGTGTATAGTGGGATAAATCTTTGCTATGCTGTTATTTGCATCCATAGTTGAAAATAACCAGTCTATATGTGTTCCGTGCTTTGTAGTTTCAATAACTTtatcaaaaattgaaaaatatcctTCGTCATTCAAAAAATGTTCGGCTTCGATTTCCTCCGTTTTACGACATATGTTGAAATCTCCAATTATATAAACTTTTTCGGTTGTATTGCCAATGCGATTCCTCAGTTTATATATTGCCTGTCGTATTAGCGTGATAAATTCGATTTGAGGAAAACCTGGAGTTTTGTaaagtacaatataaaaaatttcctggaaccgaaaaattatatattgcaAAGCTTTACCATTGATGCAGTGTTCTTCCTCGAACAAATATTCGGCATCTTCTATTTTATTGTTCCCGATGTACACTATTACTCCTTTTTTATGTCGTTGTCTTAGTTCTCCTTGAGCTATATTATTGCAATGAAGTCGGCTCAGCACAGTGAAGTTTGTCAGCATGTTATCTTCTTCGGGAAAACTCCAAGtttcaacaaaacaaataatgttAGCACGCATTATTGTGGGATCTGTAGAAATGTCTTCGTGATGTGCTTGAAGACTTTGTATGTTTtgataatataattttcttaaccCGTTGTTGCtcataaaatcaaagtttgtaCGTACTCTTTCTGAACGCAAACGTTCGAGTTCTATTTTGACAGGATCCGAAGTCTTAAGAGGCCTAGGAGGATTAAAGTTTCCAATTATATGAAGTCCAGATGCACATGTTGCTCTACTACAAGCCACGTACAAAGCTGATCTATTCATTCTATTGTGGGTATGAACAACTACTTTAGAGTATGTAGCACCTTGGCTTTTGTGGATAGTTATGCCTTCTGCTATAACTAATGGGAACTGAGTCCTCTCAATTGTTATATTATCATtacttttaaattgaaaagtccTTACACATTTTTCTACTGGAGTCCAAGTTAACTCAGTTACATGAGGTTTTTGTCGCCGAGCTTCAACACCAACATTTTCTTCTGAAAATAAAACCCAAATAGTTGTTGGATTTCctgtttgaatatttatttctaCATCCATCAGAACTCCAGCTGCTCCATTTACAAGACCATCGCTTGTATTAATGTTAACTGTCATCATATATTTAGCAGTTGATTTTAGTTTCAGCTCTCCACAAAGTCCTTGTGTTTCTGaagttttcatttttgaaaCCATGTTTAAAATTCTGTTTCTTTGTTCGATTGGTAAAGTATCAGACTTTATAAAGTCAAAGGATTTTGATGAATATTCATTTGTGCAAATTTGTTGCAATCTTAATAAATTGTAATGTTCGGCTTCTGCATTAGACCAAAATAAGTGGATTGCTTCTGATGGCAAAATCGTTGTGTTTTGTACAATTCTCGATTTAATAAGATTTATATGTGTCTCATCCATTTCTCCAATAGCCAATGAATTTAAGGCATGAGCAAAACTGCAGTCATCTCGTTGTCTCATTATTTCAgttaattcgaaaaatttaaaaatactccaaaGGCTTTCTCCAGCAATAACTCCATATGGATTCGATGTATTGATGCTAAAAATCCATTTGTCTCCAACTGGCGGTAGTTGCTTCAAGTCTCCAAATACTAATATTGATATTCCGCCAAACGCAGTAGTACTTTTGAAGATTTGTTTTAATCTGGCATCCAAGTAATTTAACATTCTCGCACCAACCATAGAAATTTCATCAATAATAAGAACTTTTAAATCCATAAATCTAGCGTAGAGTGAATTTACCACATCGTTGCTAAGGGGACGAATTTCTCCAGAATATTGATTTACTGGTAACGAAAACAACGAATGCAACGTCGCTCCACCTATACCGAAAGCAGCTTTTCCAGTTGGCGCGCTCAATAAAACCTTCACTAAATCCGGGTTGGATCCTGGAACAGAGTTAAAACGTTGTGTTACTGACTGATAGATAGTTTTAATTAGTCTGCTCTTTCCAACCCCTGCACCACCacttataaattcgcagaattTAATGTTGTCCACAACGTTTCTTAATAAATGGTGCAAATATTCGCGttgtttaacatttaatgttCTTACAGATGCCAATAAATCATTCCTGTTTATTAATGGGGGTAATCTGATTATTCGTATATCAGTAGTgttttcatcatcatcatttctTCGATTGCCGCCGgtaatatttaatatgttaaTATTTTCATCTACACCAGGAACTGCCAATGCTCTGAATTCATCGTCAAGAATTTGAGTTGTAGCTAAATTATCCCCTAGCATGTCTTCGTTTGCTTCTTGATGGAATCGTTGAAGAATTTCATCCAATTCACCTTCCTTAAGCCTTTCGAATAATATCCTATTACTTTCAATAATATTCTTGTGAGTACTGCATGTTTGctcattgttattatttaataccTCGATCTGTTCGTCGCGCCATGGCAAATAGAGCATAATAAGGTTGCGAAAATATTCTTCTCTTGTTATTTCGACGCTAAATTTCGGAAATCTAATGATGGCTGCATTTCTTCTCTTATATATATATCCAGAATTGTTCTTTAATTGAAGTGGAATTCCTACTTCATTAATATTAATGTCTTCTTCCTGGTAGTCATCTTCTTCTTCTTGAAACCGTGTGTTTCTACGTAGTTTCTTTGAATACGTATAATAAGCTGCAAAGTATGCTAAACAAACATCATTTATTATATCTGGACGTTGAATGTAATGGTCCAAgatgttattttgaaaaacatttgttGAATCTTCTGGCAAATCTTGAAGTTCTGATCTAGGTTTCAAAATTCGAACCCGTTTTTCTGGTGGTAATGTATTTACGAAGACTTCAGCATTGCTACATTGGGAGAGATGCATTCCAAGGATGTTATATGAAGCTTCTTGTGCGGAAACTTCCGAAGCTGAAATGAATTTATTTCCGATGTGTTGGAGTCTCTGCTTAACGCTAAAATTTCCCGTCCGTATTTCGTTCATTGTTTCCTGAAGTAATCTTGATACTCCTCTATTAGATTTATTTATGTAGTTTACAATATACGATACACATGCGTATGCATCTAATACATATTGTATGTCCATATTTGCTCTTTGCATTGAAAGTATTTTTGCATTGAATGCATTAATGCATCTATCTTTGAAGGCTCTCTTTAAAAATACTCGGGGCTTTTTTAAGGAAGATCTTAAGGCAAAAATGTAATCCTCATATGTTAAATTTATCCTTTCAtctgccaaaaaagtttgaaatgtagaaaatatattaacGTCCTCATCAGATAAATTGGCATTTAAAGCGTTATGAATTTTTTCATAGTTCCTTTGATGtttttctaacaaatttttatcgATGTCATCCGGAAGTGGGACAAGAATTTCTGTATTTGGTAAAGGGGGATAAGGTATATGAAATCTGCATATCTTTTGTCCACGAATTTCTCTTTGGCATGTCCTATTGTGGTTATGTCTTTGATAAGAAACATAATTTGCCAATTCCATTATTGTTGAATCCGTCGTTATAAACGCATCAATAAAACTGACTACTTCTGGAAAAGTAGTCTGatcatttatattaaatataggCGCATTATCCATCCAATATATGCCGTGAACATGCGGCGATCCTCTTTGTTGAAATTCTATTCTCCAATAGAATTTAATTACTTTATGCTGATCAAATATACCTCCAGCAGCTTTAAAATGCTTGAAAAGATGTCGTATCCTCTGATCAAAGTAACGTGAACACGTTATTGGGTCCGttcttattaaattatatttttccagGGTAGTCAGACTCATCGCTTCTTCTTCCGTAATAATTCTATTTTGAATAACTTTCGCTAAAATTACTAGTAGTTCAGGCCACTGTGACTCTGCTGCCGACAAAGTAATGAAAAAAGTTGGTAAACCAAATTGGCGTATCATCGctaaaacttttttcttctcTCCTTCCCAGTGTGCTGGGGAAGACCGAATGCCTTTTAAGATATGATATCCTTCGTCATGTTGTACTAGGTTTTGTATAAAATTCTCATCTAACATATTTCCAGCAGTATGTCGGTTAGATCCCACCTTTTTCCGCAGACATGTTGATATACTATTCTTTATTCGTGATAATTCCaactttttatatgaatataaaattttgtctaCTCGTGCACATCTTCTGTCGTACCGTCTTGCTTcagatttaataatttttccgaCTGTAGCTGTACATGTCCTCTTAACACCACAGTATATAGTTGGATATGATAATTCTTCCGAATCTTCATCAAAAAGCATATCTAATGGTCTTTGTCCTTCTCCTGGGGCAATGCAAATTCGTTGTAATGGGATGTTTTCTACGGGAATATTTTCCAAGAGGGTTTCCTGAGGATTAGCTTCTTCTGGAACGTTTACATCTGTATCATCAGTAATTAATCTTTCAACTATAGTCCGATCTTCCATATTAGATATAAACGGTATTTCATCGTTTTGACCTACGGTATCCAACCAATCATCGGAAATAGTTATATTGTGTTTCCTATATAAATCCGTATTCACCAAGTATTGAACTGCTCCTATTATTATCCTTGGTCTTATAGTCTCAGTCATAAAGCTGTGATTATACTCTAATCTCCTTTTAAGATGAACTTGAATGACTTCTGTTTGGTCAAATCTTCGTGGAAGAACATTAACAGTCTTATCTAGCTGAATTGGCACATTTACAACTGCTCCTCTAATAGCGCATTGGCGATTATATCCCAATGATACTATTCGCATGAAAGGTATTCTCGGCGCCACAAATCGTTCTTCTAAAGATGTCAAGTCCTTTAATTCATTGGGTATTTCAGGGAAATGTAATCCATTAATTAAGCAAATGGTGGGAATTTTTCCTCCTTTAACAATTTTGCAACATGTACTGCAAAACTTATAAATATTCTCATCAGAAGGGAAAATATCTGCTAAAAAGAAAGCGTGATGTAAATGCTCAAAGTTATTTCTGCACAATTTCTTTATCTGGTTGGGGAACCAAAGACCACCGCAACAAACACAAACTTCTGTAGGTCCATtcttaatgtttaaattaaattgctgaAGCATTCTGCATGAATGTCTCTGTGAATCCGCTTCTAAGCGTTGAACTCTTGATTCCGGGGAAAGTGCTTGCCTGTTATTTATATTCCTCTCAGCTTGCCTGGTGTTTTCATTAATTCGATTAATGGGATTCATTCGATGTAATCGAATGCGACCATTTTGCATATTATGTAAATCCTCTGTTTGGATTCTTGCAGTACCTCTTGATTCCCGACGTAATATTGTATTAGATTGTTGCTCAAGAGAAAGGGGATCTGAACGTCTAAGTGAATGTGCGATAGCATCCCGTTCACGCTCTGTTTCTCGATTCTCCGGAATTTGCCGCCAATGTGAGTGTTCCGCAGTATTTCGTACTTGCTCAGCTGTTCGATTTAGAGGATCAGAACGTCTAGAAGAATGTGCTAAGGCGTCCCGTTCTCGTTCTAATTCCCTCAATTCTGGTATTTCGCGCCGTCTTATATGTTCCTCGGTGTTGCGTGCTTGCTCAGCAGCATTGATTAGAGGATCTGAACGTCTAGAAGAATGTGCTGAGGCGTCCCGTTCACGTTCTAATTCCCTTACCTCTGGTATTTCCCGCCGTCTTGTATGTTCCACACTGTTGCGTTCTTGCTCAGCAGCACGGTTTAAAGGATCGGATCGTCTAGAGGAATGAGCTAAAGCGTCCCGTTCACGTTCTAGGCCTCTATATTCCAGATTTTCCCGTCGTTGCGAGTGATCCAGAGTATTTCGTACTTGCTCCATAGAACGAAGTAGTGTATCCGATCGTCTGGCCGAATGCGATAACGAATCTCGTTCACGTGCTAGTTCGCGTAATTCAGAGGATTGTCTCGATCTTCTTAGATTTTGGTTATTCCGATTCCTACGTTGTTGATTTTCCCGATATTCTTCATTTTCTCTGCGCAATGACAACATTTCGGAATTTCTAATTCGATCTTCTTCCCCATTTTGTTCGCGATAATTTGCTAAATTTTGCTGCATAGCTCGTCTACGTTGTTCCGCAGATGTCTTGCGTAGTCTGGGCATgtttatataaaagtaaataaactgtatggtgggaaaaaataatgtttgggaaaaaacataatataaatataataattaaataacctgttatacaataaaataaaaaacaaaaatatatgaaacttaaattAGTGGTTTCCATTAGATTTCCACAtagtttattatattaatttacaaaaaacaaaagcttTCCTAAGTTCAGCATAATTACCATGATTATAAAGTTTCTTTCTTGattgatatataataaaaattaatttgtgcaATTATGTTTATTTGAAGTTTATATGGAGCTAAACCATTGAACCGATCTTCTTGAAACTTTCCCAACGTATTTCTGAGTTATCGAAATGGTGGTTtgagaaaacaattttagtacgtCATTATGTAATTAGTATGTCACCAtccatagaaatttaaaatttattatcgtATATCTATGAAACTATgttagtcttcaaactttgttaataataataataaacatattagaGTCAAAAATGTCGGGATTAGGAATAGTGGGCACAGCACATCTCAAATAAATGCACTTTATTATATATCTTGGAACTTTGCTATTAATATGTAGCAGCAAAAAATGGTGGCAGTTATAGTAGGCGTAGCAGCTCCCttacaaattcaatatttattttatgaagGGTACAGAagcaaagtacaaaaagtaaattttttgtaaacttaTAACAGTGGCACCAACATGCATAGAAGAACATGGTTCGGAATGGTTATGACTACAATGTGATCTTTGCAACAATATATATGGTCAATTCataaggtctcctatcatgtcatattgtcctaatatttcacggctcggcggctcggcttaaccgactcttagatgttcggcgcaggtctctgctgcacagtgggacagaatcaaatttttttggaaataaatcaggCATTTCtaatcggtataaaatttgatgcggacgtagccaaggagtattcgattttaagttattaaaatggaccatACAATTTTTCCAGGGGtagcgctatgggggctcaaagtagggtaccttcgacatgtaaaatttttaatatttatctcttataatatcCGAGttaatgcctataactcggaaattataagagataaaaatataaattttaaaattttgccataccttggtccgctttttaaaaaatatatgtaggtcgtacttttgtaccAAACGGGCtcgaattttttgttagttagacaactaaattatcaataatatacaaaagatttcagagtaatatcgattatagatccaaaaataaaagattttccaTTTAAGAATTCAACATATAGTagaattttgctgttttttgggtgaaaatgtgacttaacttttttttattaaaaaaaaactttctttaagaacatataaccattttatgtttttcagtaaggtatctttacggaaaacattcttgtataaaaaaaacatgtcctatttttcgaatatgtcgtccctacgcccttcggaatttgacctattttttttttatcaaaatttcaactttgcgtcactgttctaaaatcccagagctgggatcagaaaaccgaaagcagttttggaaatcTTGATGAGTATGTTCCCAGCTCCAAAGGAAATGTGAACCCTATagccaaaattgtaaaaataccatttttgggattttcgctccaatttttaggaattgcggaattccctttgatcttttgacaagtttttttattttttagaatgacaaatgtaattaacgttgaaaatttcatttagttttggtaataaataaagattttattacatatttattgaatttctaaaattaaaatttgtatcaaaattttggagttttaatctaattgagatattgactttttttgtaagaccaaaaattaagttATCTAAGCTACGCccaagtcaaattttatcccgatcggaccaaccgtttagaaatgccagatttatttccaaaaagtgtttgtaattttcattcgctctatagttttatttgtatatgtagAAGTTGACAGCCCCAGTAACTCCTTATGAACTTAGAATTATTGGTAGTATTGTTAAGAGTTCCAGAGTTGCAGATATGCTTGGATTCCTATTACGTCTTGTCTTTGTTAGAATTCTAAGTAAATGCTAAGTATGTTTGATCATCAATGAAGGTGATTGCAACAATCTTACAATTGAAATGGGTTCTATCTTCCCATAGGAATATAATATCCCAATGTTATTCATATTTTCGAAAGTATTTTCCATAAACAATAATGTGTAAAAtagtattttcaaaagaaaatattatgtataacaAGTATTATCCATGGGAaatattatgtataacagtattttccatagtaaatattatgtataaccataagaaaatattgtgtataactatattttccataaaaagtattgcatataacagtattttgtgtacaaaatattgtgtataacagtattttccatagaaactaTTGCATATAACAgtaatttccatacaaaatattgtatatatcagtaatttaaatataaagtattgtatataacagtattctcCATAGAAACTATTGTAAactacagtattttccataaaaagtattgttgataacagtattttcaatagtaaatattgtgtacaacagtattctccatagaaactattgtgtataacagtatttaccatagtaaatattgtgtataacagtattttccatagaaagtattgtgtgtATTTTCCTTAGAAAgaattgtatataacagtatttaccaTAGtatatattgtgtataacagtattttccatagtaaatattgtgtataacagtagtttccatagaaagtattgtgtataacagtattttccatagaaagtattgtgtatactaatattttccatagtaaatattgtgtataacagtattttccatagaaggtattgtgtataacagttttttccatagaaagtattgtgtgtaacagtattttccatagtaaatattgtgtataacagtatttaccatagcaaatattgtgtataacagtattttccatagaaagtattgtgtataccagtattttccatagaaaatattgtgtataacagtattttccatagtaaatattgtgtataacagtattttccatagaaagtattgtgtataccagtattttccatagaaagtattgtgtataacagtattttcaatagtaaatattgtgtacaacagtattttccatagaaagtattgtgtataacagttttttccatag comes from Calliphora vicina chromosome 2, idCalVici1.1, whole genome shotgun sequence and encodes:
- the LOC135950582 gene encoding uncharacterized protein LOC135950582 is translated as MPRLRKTSAEQRRRAMQQNLANYREQNGEEDRIRNSEMLSLRRENEEYRENQQRRNRNNQNLRRSRQSSELRELARERDSLSHSARRSDTLLRSMEQVRNTLDHSQRRENLEYRGLERERDALAHSSRRSDPLNRAAEQERNSVEHTRRREIPEVRELERERDASAHSSRRSDPLINAAEQARNTEEHIRRREIPELRELERERDALAHSSRRSDPLNRTAEQVRNTAEHSHWRQIPENRETERERDAIAHSLRRSDPLSLEQQSNTILRRESRGTARIQTEDLHNMQNGRIRLHRMNPINRINENTRQAERNINNRQALSPESRVQRLEADSQRHSCRMLQQFNLNIKNGPTEVCVCCGGLWFPNQIKKLCRNNFEHLHHAFFLADIFPSDENIYKFCSTCCKIVKGGKIPTICLINGLHFPEIPNELKDLTSLEERFVAPRIPFMRIVSLGYNRQCAIRGAVVNVPIQLDKTVNVLPRRFDQTEVIQVHLKRRLEYNHSFMTETIRPRIIIGAVQYLVNTDLYRKHNITISDDWLDTVGQNDEIPFISNMEDRTIVERLITDDTDVNVPEEANPQETLLENIPVENIPLQRICIAPGEGQRPLDMLFDEDSEELSYPTIYCGVKRTCTATVGKIIKSEARRYDRRCARVDKILYSYKKLELSRIKNSISTCLRKKVGSNRHTAGNMLDENFIQNLVQHDEGYHILKGIRSSPAHWEGEKKKVLAMIRQFGLPTFFITLSAAESQWPELLVILAKVIQNRIITEEEAMSLTTLEKYNLIRTDPITCSRYFDQRIRHLFKHFKAAGGIFDQHKVIKFYWRIEFQQRGSPHVHGIYWMDNAPIFNINDQTTFPEVVSFIDAFITTDSTIMELANYVSYQRHNHNRTCQREIRGQKICRFHIPYPPLPNTEILVPLPDDIDKNLLEKHQRNYEKIHNALNANLSDEDVNIFSTFQTFLADERINLTYEDYIFALRSSLKKPRVFLKRAFKDRCINAFNAKILSMQRANMDIQYVLDAYACVSYIVNYINKSNRGVSRLLQETMNEIRTGNFSVKQRLQHIGNKFISASEVSAQEASYNILGMHLSQCSNAEVFVNTLPPEKRVRILKPRSELQDLPEDSTNVFQNNILDHYIQRPDIINDVCLAYFAAYYTYSKKLRRNTRFQEEEDDYQEEDININEVGIPLQLKNNSGYIYKRRNAAIIRFPKFSVEITREEYFRNLIMLYLPWRDEQIEVLNNNNEQTCSTHKNIIESNRILFERLKEGELDEILQRFHQEANEDMLGDNLATTQILDDEFRALAVPGVDENINILNITGGNRRNDDDENTTDIRIIRLPPLINRNDLLASVRTLNVKQREYLHHLLRNVVDNIKFCEFISGGAGVGKSRLIKTIYQSVTQRFNSVPGSNPDLVKVLLSAPTGKAAFGIGGATLHSLFSLPVNQYSGEIRPLSNDVVNSLYARFMDLKVLIIDEISMVGARMLNYLDARLKQIFKSTTAFGGISILVFGDLKQLPPVGDKWIFSINTSNPYGVIAGESLWSIFKFFELTEIMRQRDDCSFAHALNSLAIGEMDETHINLIKSRIVQNTTILPSEAIHLFWSNAEAEHYNLLRLQQICTNEYSSKSFDFIKSDTLPIEQRNRILNMVSKMKTSETQGLCGELKLKSTAKYMMTVNINTSDGLVNGAAGVLMDVEINIQTGNPTTIWVLFSEENVGVEARRQKPHVTELTWTPVEKCVRTFQFKSNDNITIERTQFPLVIAEGITIHKSQGATYSKVVVHTHNRMNRSALYVACSRATCASGLHIIGNFNPPRPLKTSDPVKIELERLRSERVRTNFDFMSNNGLRKLYYQNIQSLQAHHEDISTDPTIMRANIICFVETWSFPEEDNMLTNFTVLSRLHCNNIAQGELRQRHKKGVIVYIGNNKIEDAEYLFEEEHCINGFPQIEFITLIRQAIYKLRNRIGNTTEKVYIIGDFNICRKTEEIEAEHFLNDEGYFSIFDKVIETTKHGTHIDWLFSTMDANNSIAKIYPTIHSYHDGILLGIE